The following DNA comes from Kitasatospora sp. NBC_01287.
AGCTCGCGCAGGAACGCGGCCTTCGCCGGCGAACCGGCCGCGGCCACCACCCGCTCGGCCCCCAGCTCCTTCGCCAGCTGCACGGCCAGGTGCCCGACGCCGCCCGCCGCGTTGGTGACCAGCACCGACGCGCCCGCCACCGGCCCACCCACCCGCAGCGCGGCCAGCGCCACCAGCCCGCCGTGCACCACGCCGAGCGCGTCGGCGGCGCTCACCTTCTCGGGCACCGGCGTGAGGGTCAGCGGTGAGGCGAGCAGCTGCTCGGCGTACGCCTCGGCCGCGACCCCGCCGACCCGCTCGCCCACCCGGTACCCCGTCACCCCGGCACCCAGCGCCGCGATCCGCCCGACGAAGCCGCCGCCGGGCGAGCCGGGCAGCGGCGGCTGCCCGGCCCCGCGCAGCTGCTTCAGCAGCATCAGGCTGACGCCGACCGCCTCGGTGCGGACCAGGATCTCGCCGGCCCCCGGCACCGGTGCGGCGACCTCGTCCAGCCGCAGGACCTCTGCGCCGCCGTAGCGGTGGAACCTGACCTTGCGCATGCCGCGCTCCCCCTTCGAAGAACCGTTGGTGCCCCCAACGATAACCCACATCATGGGGATCACCAACGATTTAGGATGTCCCCATGACCGAGACCCCGTTCTCCGACCTGCAGACCCTCCCCAGCTGGCAGTTGGGCCGAGCCGGCGCCCTGGCCCACCGCCTGGTCGCCGGAGCGCTCGCCGAGGAGGGGTGCCGGATGGGCCACCACGCGGTCCTCTGCGCGGTCGCCGAGTTCGGACCGGTGGCCCAGGCGGAGTTGGCGCGACGGGTGCGGATCGACCCGAAGGACATGGTCGGCGTGCTGCGGGAGCTGGGGGCCAAGGGGCTGGTGCTGCGGGAGAAGGATCCGCGGGACGCCCGGAAGAACGCGATCTCGCTCTCGCCCACCGGCGCCCGGCTGCTCACCCGCCTGGCGGCACTGGGCGCCCGGGCCAACGCGGAGCTGCTCGCGCCGCTGGCACCCGCGGAGCGGGAGCAGCTGCTGGCCCTGGTCGCCCGGCTGATCGAGGACCGCGCCTGAGGCGCCTCCACCACTCCGGCACTTCTGTCGATATCAAGTATCTTGACGTCAAGATAGATATCGGGCAGGCTGCTCCGTGATCACCAGAACCGGCAGGACCAGCAGGACCGGCAGGTCACGAGCGGAACGGGGGCGCGCCATGCGAGGGCGACACGGGCGGGCGGAGCGGGCAGAACAAGCGGGGCGGACGGGCGGACTGGTGGCGCAACTGCGGCGGCCGCCCGGCGGGCGGGACGCGCGGATCATGCTGCTCGCGCAGGGGCTCGACCGGGCGGGGACGGGGCTGTGGGCGGCCGCGTCGGTGCTGTACTTCACCTACGTCAGCCACCTGGACGCGCAGCGGGTGGGGCTGCTCCTGGGCCTGGCGGCGGTGGCGGGGATCGCCGGATCGCCGATCGCGGGGCGGCTGGCCGGTCGGTTCCCGGTGCGCGGACTGCTGATCGGCAGCCACCTGCTGCGGCTCGGGACCATGGGCCTGATGCTCGTGGCGCACGGCTTCGCGGCGCTGCTGCCCGTGGTGGCCCTCACCTGCCTGGCCGAGCGGGCGGCCAAGACCCTGGAGATGCTCTTCGCCACCCGGGTCGCGGGCGAGCAGCGGGGCACCTACCAGGCACTCTTCCGCACCGTGGCCAACGCCGGATACGCGGTCGGCGCGGGCCTGGCCGCGATCGGGCTGGCGGTGGGGACGCTCGACGCCTATCGGGCGCTGATCCTGGCCAACGCGCTCTCCTACGCGCTGGCCGCCGCCCTGATCCGGCGGACCCGGGAGCCGAGCGGGCCCGAGCGGGTGGTGGCCCGCTCCGAGGACGAGGGCACCGACGACCCGTCACCCGGGCCCAGCCCCTGGCGGGACCGCGGCTACCTGCTCTTCGTGCTGCTGGACATCCCGATGTGCCTGGACGACTCGGTGCTCAACGTGGGACTGCCGCTCTGGTTGGTGCACCACACCTCCGCGCCGCACGCCTTCGTACCGGCCTTCCTGGTGGTCAACACGGTGCTGGTGGTCGCCCTGCAACTGCGGGTCTCGGCGCGGACCGAGGGGCCGCGGCGGGCGGCGGGCGCGGTGGGACTGCTGGGCGTCACCATGCTCGCCTGCTGCGCGGCGCCGGCGTTCGGCAGCGGCGGCGGGACCTGGACGGCGGTGGCCGCCCTGCTGGTCGCGGCCGTGCTGGTGACGCTGGCCGAGCTGATGCGCTCGGTGAGCTCCTGGGAGTTGGCCGTCTCGCTGGCGCCCGCCAGGGCACGGGCCTCGTACCTCGGGGTGGCGGGCATGTCCCAGTCCATCCAGAAGTCGGCGGGGCCGCCGTTGCTGACCGGCGCGGTGCTGGCCGCGGGACCGGCCGGCTGGCTGGTCCTCGGGACGGCGGTGGCCGGACTCTCGCTGGTGCAGCGGCGGGCCTGCCTGCGGCGGCTGGCGGCCCTGGAGCCGGCGCCGGCCGGCGCGGCCGCGGCGGTGCCGACGCCGGCCGCCGCCCTCTCCTGACTCTCCGTCAGGAGCGCTGGCAGCGCGGGCACCAGAAGAGGTTGCGGGCCGCGTGCGCCTCGGTGCGCACCTCGGTGCCGCAGACCAGGCAGGCCTGCCCGGCCCGGCGGTACACGTAGACCTCGCCGCCGTGGTCGTCCACCCGGGGCGCGCGGCCCATCGCCTCGGGGGTGTGCTCGGGGCGCACCGTGTCGATCCGACCGACCTCGGCGCCCTCGCGCATCAGCTCCACCAGGTCGCGCCAGATCAGCTGCCACTGCGTCCGGCTCACCTCGCGTCCGGCCCGGTGCGGGTCGATGCCGTGCCGGAAGAGCACCTCCGCGCGGTAGACGTTGCCCACCCCGGCCAGCACCTTCTGGTCCATCAGCAGCGCGGCCACCGTGCTGCGACTGCGCGCGATCCGCTGCCAGGCGCGCTCGGGGTCGGCGTCGGCGCGCAGCGGGTCGGGGCCGAGCCGCGCGTGCACGGCGTCCTTCTCGGCGGGGGTGAGCAGCTCGCAGGTGGTCGGACCGCGCAGGTCGGCGTACCGCTCGTCGTTGGCCAGCCGCAGCCTGATCAGGCCGACCGGGTCGGGCGCGGGCGCGGGGCCGAAGGTGACCACGCCGTAGAGGCCGAGGTGGATGTGCAGCCAGGCCTCGTCGAACTCCAGGAAGAGGTGCTTGCCGTCGGCCTCGGCGCCGCGCAGCGTCTGCCCGTCGACCAGCTTCGCGCCCTCGGCGAACCGGCCCTGCGGACTGGCGACGGCGACCGGGCGGCCGCCGAAGGCCGCCCGGTGCTGGGCGGCGAGCCGGTGCAGGATGTGGCCTTCGGGCATGCGGAGCTCTCAGTTCTACGAAGTGCTGTGCTCTACGAAGTGCTGGGCGGCTCAGCGGGGCGGCTCAGTGGGGCGGCTCAACTGGGCGGACCGGCTGGGCGGCTCAGCGGACCGGCTGGCCGGCCAGCCGGGCGGCGATCACCCGGTCCAGCGCCTCGACGGTGGCGGTGACGTCCAGCTGCGAGTTGTCGATGATCGGCAGCCCGGAGTTGTACCAGCCCGCCATCCGGCCGTGGATCAGCGCCACCTCCTCGTCGCTGAGCCGACGCCGGCCGCTGCGCCGCGCGTTGCGGGCCAGCACGACGTCCAGCCCCGGCAGCAGCACCACGGGGATCATCCCGGGGCCGATGTGCCGCTTCCAGCCGCCCAGGCCGATCGCCGGGCGGTCGGGGAAGACGGCGTCGTCGATGACGCAGGAGATGCCGTTGGCCAGGTAGTTGCGGCAGGCGAAGCCGCAGGTGCGGCGGGCCAGCCGGTACTGGGCCTCGGAGGCGCTGTTCCAGCCGGACTGCGGGTCGGCGAAGCCGGACCGCACCCACTCGCGCACGTCGTCCAGGCTGATGTGCGCGGTCGGCGTGGGCCGGCGCTCGGCCCAGTGCCGGGCGACCGTGGTCTTGCCCGCGCCGGCCGGGCCGATCAGCAGCACCGCCAGCGGGCCGGTCTGCCGCTGCGGGGCGGCGGCCGGCAGTTGGACCGGGGCGCCGGTGGGCATCACGAAGTGCCCGGTACCGCCCGGTGGCACCGCGGCCCGCGGCGCGTCGACAGGCACCGGCACCGACACCGGCACCTGATGGACCGTCAGCGGCTGCTCGGGGGCCGGCGCGGGCGGAGGCGGCGGCGGGGGCAGCGCGGGGCGGTCCGGCACGGTGGGGTAGGGCTGCACGCTCTGCCGCGGCGGCGCCGGTGGCGGCGGCACCACCGGGCGTGGGGGCATCCCCCCGGCGTACTGCTGCGTCACGACACACCTCCCGCCGGGAGATTACACGGCGGTCCGGCCGAGAGCCCAGTTCGGGAGGCTCGCGGCCGGACCGGGGTGGGCACGGCGGCGGTCGGTTCAGCGGGTGGTGAGCTGCTCGGCGAGAGCGCGCAGGGCCAGCTCGTAGGACCCCAGCCCGAAACCGGCGATGGTGCCGGAGGCGATCGCGGCGATCACCGAGGTGTGCCGGAACTCCTCGCGCGCGTACGGGTTGGAGATGTGCACCTCGATCAGCGGCGCGGTGCGCTGGGCGGCCGCGTCGCGGATCGCGTACGAGTAGTGCGTGAAGGCGCCCGGGTTGATCACCACGGGGGTCTGCTCGTCGGCGGCCCAGTGCAACCACTCGATCATCTGCTGCTCGGAGTTGGTCTCCTTGACCTCCACCTCGAAGCCCAGCTCCCGGCCGAGCGCGGTGCAGCGCTCGACCAGGCCGGCGTAGGAGGTGGCCCCGTAGACGTCCGGCTCCCGGCTGCCGAGCCGGCCGAGGTTGGGGCCGTTGAGCACCAGCACCCGGCTCACGCGGACACCTCCGCGTAGGCCGCGACCAGCAGCGAGGGGTCCGGGCCCTCCAGCACGGCGGTCTTCGCCAGGCCGTCGAGCACGATGAAGCGCAGCAGGTCGCCGCGCGACTTCTTGTCGACCTTCATCGCGTCCAGCAGCTTGGGCCAGGCGTCCGCCCGGTAGCTCAGCGGCAGGCCGACCGAGGCCAGCACGGTGCGGTGCCGGTCGGCCGTGGCGTCGTCCAACCGTCCGGCCAGCCGGCCCAGTTCGGCGGCGAAGACCATGCCGACCGAGACGGCCGCGCCGTGCCGCCACTTGTAGCGCTCGTTGCGCTCGATCGCGTGCGCCAGGGTGTGGCCGTAGTTGAGGATCTCCCGCAGGCCCGACTCCTTGAGGTCACCGGAGACGACGTCCGCCTTGACCTGGATGGCCCGCCGGATCAGCTCCACGGTGTGCGGCCCGGCCGGGGTCCTGGCGCCCTCGGGGTCCGCCTCCACCAGGTCGAGGATGACCGGGTCGGCGATGAAGCCGCACTTGATCACCTCGGCCAGGCCCGAGACGTAGTCGTGCGTGGGCACGGTCTCCAGCGTCGCCAGGTCGGCCAGCACGCCGGTCGGCGGGTGGAAGGCGCCGACCAGGTTCTTGCCCTCGGCGATGTTGATGCCGGTCTTGCCGCCGACCGCGGCGTCCACCATGCCGAGCAACGTGGTGGGCAGCGCGATCCAGCGCACCCCGCGCAGCCAGCTGGCCGCCACGAAGCCCGCCAGGTCGGTGGTCGCCCCACCGCCCAGGCCGATGATCACATCGGAGCGGGTGAAGCCGGTCTGCCCGAGCACCGACCAGCAGTACGCGGCGACCTCGGCGCTCTTGGCGTCCTCGGCGTTCGGCACCTGGAGCACGATCGCCTCGTACCCCTGGGCGACCAGGTCCTCGCGGATCACGTCGCCGGTGGCCTCCAGCGCCTCCGGGTGGATGATCGCCACCCGCTTGGCCTGGTTGCCGATCAGCCCGCCCAGCTCCCCCAGCAGCTGGTGCCCGACCAGCACGTCGTAGGGGGCGTGGCCGGCCGAGCCGCCGACGTGGATGGTGACGGTGTCGGTGCTCATGCGTCCTCAACTCCAGGCCCGGACGTCAGGTCCAGGGATTCCAGTACGGCGTCGGCGACCTGCTCCGGGGTGAGCCCCTCGGTCGCGACCGTGGCGGCCGCCACCTCCAGGTAGAGCGGACGGCGGCGCTCCATCAGCTCGCGCCACTGCTGGCGCGGGTTGATGGCGAGCAGCGGGCGGGGGGCGTCCAGGCCGACCCGCTTGACCGCGTCGTGCAGCGCCACCTCCAGGAAGACCACCGGTCGCCCGGCCAGCAGCGCGCGGGTGGCGTCCGCCAGCACCGCGCCGCCGCCCAGCGCGAGCACGCCCTGGTGCTCGGCCAGCGCGGCGGCGACCGCCTGCGCCTCCAGGACGCGGAAGTGCGGCTCCCCGTCCTCGATGAAGATCTCCGGGATCGGCTTGCCGGCCCGCCGCTCGATGTCGGCGTCGGTGTCGCGGAAGTCGCAGCCCAGGCGCTCGGCGAGCAGCCGGCCGACGGTGCTCTTGCCGGCCCCGGGCGGACCGACCAGCACCGCGAGCGGCCCGGCCGGTGCGGTGCTGTCCGGTGCGGTGCTGGTCGGTGCGGCCGCGCTCATCGGACGATCAAGTGGTCGAGGTAGCCGCGCACGTTGCGGCGGGTCTCGCTCACGTGGTCGCCGCCGAACTTCTCGCTCACCGCGTCGGCCAGCACCAGCGCGACCATCGCCTCGGCGACGATCCCGGCGGCCGGCACGGCGCAGACGTCGGAGCGCTGGTGGTGCGCCTTGGCCTCCTCGCCGGTGCGCACGTCGACGGTGCGCAGCGCGCGCGGCACCGTGGCGATCGGCTTCATCGCGGCCCGCACCCGCAGCAGTTCGCCGGTGGAGAGCCCGCCCTCGGTGCCGCCGGAGCGGCCCGAGACCCGCCTGATGCCGTCCGCGGTCGGCACGATCTCGTCGTGCGCCTGCGAGCCGGGGACCCGGGCCAGCTCGAAGCCGTCACCGACCTCGACGCCCTTGATCGCCTGGATGCCCATCAGCGCGGCGGCCAGCCGCGCGTCCAGCCGCCGGTCCCAGTGCACGTGCGAGCCCAGGCCCACCGGGGCGCCGTAGGCCAGCACCTCGACCACGCCGCCCAGGGTGTCGCCGTCCTTGTGGGCCTGGTCGATCTCGGCGACCATCCGCGTCGAGGCCTCGGGGTCCAGGCAACGCACCGGGTCCTCGTCGAGGCGGGCCTCGTCGGACGGCAGCGGCAGCACGCCGGCCGGGGCCTTGGCGGCGCCCAGCTCGACCACGTGCGAGACGATCTCGATGCCGCAGGTCTCCTTCAGGAAGGAGCGGGCCACCACGCCGAGCGCGACCCGGGCGGCGGTCTCCCGGGCGCTGGCGCGCTCCAGGATCGGGCGGGCCTCGTCGATCGAGTACTTCTGCATGCCGGCCAGGTCGGCGTGGCCGGGGCGGGGCCGGGTCAGGGCCTCGTTGCGGGCCAGGCCCGCCAGGATCTCGGCGTCGACCGGGTCGGCCGACATGACCTGCGCCCACTTGGGCCACTCGGTGTTGCCGACCATGATCGCCACCGGGCTGCCCATGGTCTCGCCGTGCCGCACCCCGCCGAGGAAGGTCACCTCGTCCTGCTCGAACTTCATCCGCGCGCCGCGCCCGTAGCCGAGCCGGCGCCGGGCCAGGGCCTGCGCGACCGCCGCGGTGGTCACGGGCACGCCGGCGGGCAGGCCCTCCAGGGTGGCGACCAGGGCGGGGCCGTGCGACTCCCCCGCCGTGAGCCAGCGCAACGTACCCAACGGTGCTCCTTCGTCAGCGGTCCGGTCGCGGCGGGGCGGTGCCGCGGCCCGACCGGGCCTTGGTCTGCGACGTGATCCGACTTGATCAGTCCAGCCTCGGGCCTGCCTGGCAAGCCCTGCCCCGAATCCTTTCACGTCCGGGGAGCGCGACGGGCCCCGGTCCGGGGAGCGGACATCGACCTGGCCGGACTAATCAGGCAGAATGGTTGTTCGACTGCGGCACCGCAGCCACCGGACGAGACGCGCCGTACCCGGACCGACAAGACGACGCAGCCCGTTGGAGGGTGCCGTCATGGACGTCATGGAACAGGCCGTGCAGATCTTCGGCTCGATCCTCATCCTGATCCCGTTCGCGCTGGCCCAGTGGGGGCGCCTGGACGCGCGGGCCCGGGGCTATCTGCTGCTCAACCTCTGCGGCTCGGCGATCCTGGCCGTCCAGGCGGCGCTGACCGCGCAGTGGGGGTTCCTGCTGCTCGAAGGCGTCTGGGCGGTGGTCTCACTGACCGGGCTGATCGCCGTGCTGCGCGGCCGGGCGCCGCGCGCGGCGCACTGACCCGCCGCCGGTGCCTCAGGCACCATCCGCGAACGCCTCGCGAACGCCTCAGGCACCCGCCGCCAGCGCCGCCTCGCCCGCTGCCCGCATCGCGGCCAGCGGGCCCGGGGTGCGCCCGGTGAACCGCTCCCACTGCAGCACCGCCTGGTGCACCAGCAGGTCCAGCCCGCCGAGCACGGTCCCGCCGCGCTCGGCGCAGGCGGCCGCAAGCGCGGTCGGCCAGGGGTGGTAGAGCACGTCGAACAGGGCGCCCGGGGTGGCGGTCAGGCCCGCCGCGAAGGCGTCGGTGGCGCCGACCGGGGTGGTGGAGACGGTCAGCGGACCGGCCAGCGCCTCGGCCCCACGGGCCCAGTCGGCGGTGCGCACCGCCACGCCGAGCCGCTCGCCCAGCGCGCTCATCTCGCGGGCCCGCTCGGCACTGCGGACGTAGACCGTGACCTCGGCGGCGCCCAGCAGCGCCAGTGCGGCCAGCGCCGAGGAGGCCGTGGCCCCCGCGCCCAGCACGGCCGCCGCCGGCACCCGCTCGATGCCGCGCTCGCGCAGCGCCGCCACCAGGCCCGGCACATCGGTGTTGTCCCCGATCCGCCGCCCGTCGGGCGCGAGGAGGAGCGTGTTCACCGCGTCCACGGCCAGCGCGCTCGCGCTCACCTCGTCCAGCAGCGGGATCACCGCGCGCTTCAGCGGCATGGTCAGCGAGAAGCCCGCCCAGTCGCCCGGCCGGAGGTCGGCGAGGAAGCCGGGCAGCGCGGCCTCGGTCACCTCGAAGCGGCCGTACTCCCAGTCGTCCAGACCCAGCGCCCGGTAGGCCGCGTTGTGCAGCACCGGGGAGAGCGAGTGCGCGATCGGCGAGCCGAGCACGGCCGCGCGGTGGTGGATGGTCACGAGCCTGGTCACCTTTCCTGCCGGACAGAGCCGGTTTCCTCCCGGCCGGCGCCGGTTTCCTGCCGGCCGGCGCCGGACGCAGCCGGCGCAGCCGGACCAACCTACCGGCCGCGGCGCACCCGCTACTTGCAGGTGAGGTGCTCCGCGTCGAACCCCTGGCCGTGGTCGGTGCAGTACTCCTTGACGTTCTGCGAGTGCTCGTCCTTGGTGCTGGAGAACCGCGTCTCGGTCGGGCTCATCGCGATGAAGAAGATCCAGCCGCCCGGGGTCGGGTTGAGCACCGCCTGGATCGCGGCCTCGCCCGGGTTGGAGATCGGGGTCGGCGGCAGGCCCGGGTTGATGAAGGTGTTGTACTTGTTCGACGCGTCATTGATCTGCGCCGAGGTCAGGGTCTTGGAGCCCACCGAGTACTGCAGCGTGGTGTCCATGCCGAGCACGTGCTTGGTGAGGTCCTTGGTGAGAGGGCCGTTGAGCCGGTTGCTGATGACCCGGGCCATCTTGCCGAAGTCGGCGACGTTGTTGCCCTCCGCCTGCAGGATGCTCGCCTCGGTGATCACGTCGTAGGCGTTCTTCAGGCCGATCGTCGGGGCCGCGGAGTCCAGGTTGAGCTGGCTGTACTCGGTGAGCGCGTTGCTGACCATCTGCTTGAGCAGGTCCTCGGGCTTCATGCCCTGGGCGACCGAGTACTTGGTCGGCCACAGGAAGCCCTCCGGGTTGCCGTTCGCGTAGGACGGCAGGCCCAGGTTGGCCGCGTTCGCCTTCGCGGCGGCCGCGGCGGTGCCGGCGGCGAGCTTGAGCTTGGTGTCGATCATCGCGTAGATGTCCGACGCCTTCTTGCCCTCGGGGATGATCAGCGAGTCGCCACCGGCTTCGCTGATCATCAGCGCCACCGCGGCGTCCCCGGACATCTCCTTCTGCATGTCGTAGTAGCCCGGCTGGATCGGCTTGCCGGCCTTGGCGTAGGCGTTGTTGAAGGCGCCGGTGCTCTTGACCACGTCGGCGTTCTTCAGCACGACGGCCATGTCGCCGGCGGACGAGCCGTCCAGGATCTGGACCTGCACCTTGCCCGTGCCGTTGCCCTGGAAGTCGGCCGGCGGGGCGATGGCGTGCTTGTAGGCGCCGTAGCCCCAGTAACCCGCGCCGCCGAGGCCACCGAGCAGGACCAGGGCCACCACCAGGCAGGCGCCGCTGTTGCGCAGGCCCGACTTCTTTCCCTTGGCCTTGCGGTCGGCCTGGGCCTCCTGGCTGTCGTCCTCGCCGCCCAGGAAGGAGTCGTACTCCTCCTCGCCCTCGGCGTAGTCGCCCGCGGTGCCGTCGCCGTCCTCGTGGAACGCCTCGCCCTCGGCGTGCTCGCCGTCCTCGGTGAACTCGCCTTCCTCGGCGTAGTCGCCCTCGTGGAAGTCGCCCTCGTGGAAGTCGCCGTCCTCGGCGTACTGCTCGGCGGCGGGCCGATCGCCGGCCTCCAGCGCGGCGGCCTCGGCCTCCCAGTCGATCCCGTCAGGGCCGGGACCGGACGGCCGGGGGGCCGCCGGCGCGGGCTGAGCGGGCTGAGCGACCTGCTGGTGCGGGATCTGCTGTTGGGGGAACTGCTGGTGCGGGGCCTGCTGGTGCGGGATCTGCGGCTGCTGCGGCTGCATCTGCTGCGGCGCGAGGTGCGGCTGCTGGTGCATCGGCGGCACCTGCTGCTGCGGGAACGGCTGCTGGGGCTGCAGCTGTTGCGGCATCTGCTGCTGCGGCTGCATCTGCTGGGGGAACGACTGCTGCGGCGCCTGCTGCAGCGGCATCTGCTGCGGCATCTGCTGGGGGATCTGCTGCTGCGGGTAGCCACCCTGCTGCGGGTAGCCCTGCTGACCGACGTACCCGCCCTGCTGCTGGGGGTAGCCGCCCTGCTGCTGCGGGTACGGCTGGTAGACCTGCTGCTGCGGTTGCTGCTGAAGCTGCTGGTCCTGCTGCCACTGCTGCTGCTGCGCGTACGGATCCATCGGCACGTACGCCTGCTGCTGCCCGTACTGGTCCTGGCCCTGCACCGGGTACTGGTGCCCCTGCCCGTACGGCTCCTGCGGGGGGTACTCCTGCTCCCCGGGGACGGCGGCCTGCTGCTCACCGTAGCCGGGCTCGGCGTCGTGCCACGGCTGGGAGCCGTAGCCCCGACCCAGATCAGTCATCGATTCCCTTAGGCCGACGGAGACGGACGGTTGATCGGACCGACCGTCCGGGACGGCGTCCCGGCGGTGCCTCGAACCGGCGTGCTAGCGCAGCGCCTGAGGGGAGACGTTACCGTACCGCACGGTACCCCTCAGGCCCTCCTCCTCGCGCTGCGTACCCGCAACGGCCCGCCTCAGTGCCCGCTCGGTGCGGGCGAGCCAGTGGGCGAACCACTGGGCGAGGCACCGTGCTTGGCCTGGTAGGCGTTGAACTCGTCGACGTTCTTGCGCTGCTGCTGCTCACTGTCGGTGAACCTGGTGTCGCCGGGTCGTACTGTGACGAAGTAGATCCAGTCCCCCGCCGCCGGCTCCAGCGCCGCGTGCAGCGCGTCGGGCCCGGGGTTGTCGATCGGGGTCGGCGGCAGGCCCGGGGCCCGGTAGGTGTTGAAGGGCGAGTCCAGCTGGGTGTCGGTGACCGAGGTGTGCAGCGTGGTGCGGCCCAGCGCGTAGTTGATGGTCGAGTCCAGTTGCAGCGGCATGGCGCGGGCCAGCCGGTTGTAGATCACCCGGGCCACCTTGGCCATGTCGTCCGGGTTGTCCGACTCCCCCTGGACCAGGCTGGCCACCACCAGGGCCTGATAGGGCGTCAGCCCACCGGTCATCGGGTGGTCGAGGCCGGCGTCCGAGTAGGCGCCGGTGCCGCGCTTGACCATCTCCTGGAGCAGCCCGAGCGCGGTGGTGTCCTTCGTCACCGTGTAGGTGGAGGGGAAGAGCAGGCCCTCGATGTTGCCGCCCGCGTAGTCGGGCAGGCCCAGCTCGGCCAGGTGCTGCTTGGCGATCTGCTCGGTGCTGCCGGCCGGCAGGCCGAGCCGCTGGTCGACGGCCGGATACACCTGGCTGGCCCGACGGCCCTCCGGGATGGTCAGCGCGTTGGCGTTGGCCGGGTTGTCGAGCACGCCCAGCGCGGCCTGCGAGGACATCCGGTGCTTGAGCGCGTAGGTGCCGGGCTGGATCCGGGTGCTGCCGACCCCGGTGCCGGCGGCGTCCACGAAGCCTTCGACACTGGCCACCACCTGGTTCGCCTGCAGCAGCCGGCCGATGGTGGTCAGGGTGGCGCCCTGCGGCACGGAGATCTCCACCACGGCGCCGCTGCCGGCGCCGGCGAAGTCGGCCGGCCTGGTCGGGCCGGAGCGCGTGAAGAACGCGCGGGCGGTCAGCAGCGCGCCCCCGACGAGCAGCACGAGCAGCAGCAGGGTCAGACCGCAGGCCAGCCTGGTGCGGTCGGGCCGGGTCGGCGGCGGCTCGTCCTCGCCGCCGGGCTCGGCCTGCGGGTCGAGGTCGGCCGCGAGGTCGGCCGCGGTCGCGTGCCACGAGGTCGGTGCGGCGGGCGCCCCGGCATCTGCGCCGGAGGGCAGCGGCTGCGGCTGCGGCTCCTGCGGCGGGGCACCGAGGTGGCCCGGCGTCAGGCCGGGCATCGCGTCCTGGTCCATCGCGTCAGCCCCTGGTGTCAGCCCCGCCCGGTCAGCGATGGGGCCCGTCCGGACGCGTCCGGACGGGCCCCTGATCAGACATTAGGACCGGCTGATCAGCTGGTCGGCGCGACACTCTCGCCGGGTGCCCGGCCACTCACCCGTTCGGTCTCCAGCGCGCTCTGCAGGATCACCACGGCGGCGGCCTGGTCGATCGCCGCGCGGCCCTTCTTGGCCTTCACGCCGGAGGCGCGCATGCCCTGGGCCGCGGTGACGGTGGTCATCCGCTCGTCGACCAGCCGCACCGGCACCGGCGCGAGCAGCGCGGCGAGCCGGCCCGCGTAGCCGCGGACCTTCTCGGCCGCGGGGCCCTCCTTGCCGTTGAGCGAGCGCGGCAGGCCGACCACCACCTCGATCGCGTCGTACTCCTCCACGATCGCCTTGAGCCGGGCCTGGGAGCGCCCCCCGGCGGGGACCGTCTCCACGGGCGTGGCGATCAGCCCGTCGGGGTCGCAGGAGGCGACCCCGATCCGGGCGTCGCCGACGTCGACGGCGATCCGCCGGCCCCGGCGCCAGGGCGTGGGCTCCTCGGCCCCGGACGAGGGCGGCAGCTGCTGCTCCATCAGACGGCGCGCTCGGTGACCAGGGCGCGCACGGCCTCGATCGCCTCGCCGACGGCGGCCGGGTTGCTGCCACCGCCCTGGGCCACGTCGTCCTTGCCGCCACCGCCGCCGCCGAGGGTCTTGGCGGCGGTGCGCACCAGCTCACCGGCCTTGACGCCGCGGGCGCGGGCGTCCTCGTTGGTGGCGATCACGGTGAGCGGACGGTCGTTCACCACGGTGAAGGCG
Coding sequences within:
- a CDS encoding shikimate dehydrogenase, with amino-acid sequence MTIHHRAAVLGSPIAHSLSPVLHNAAYRALGLDDWEYGRFEVTEAALPGFLADLRPGDWAGFSLTMPLKRAVIPLLDEVSASALAVDAVNTLLLAPDGRRIGDNTDVPGLVAALRERGIERVPAAAVLGAGATASSALAALALLGAAEVTVYVRSAERAREMSALGERLGVAVRTADWARGAEALAGPLTVSTTPVGATDAFAAGLTATPGALFDVLYHPWPTALAAACAERGGTVLGGLDLLVHQAVLQWERFTGRTPGPLAAMRAAGEAALAAGA
- the ruvX gene encoding Holliday junction resolvase RuvX, which encodes MEQQLPPSSGAEEPTPWRRGRRIAVDVGDARIGVASCDPDGLIATPVETVPAGGRSQARLKAIVEEYDAIEVVVGLPRSLNGKEGPAAEKVRGYAGRLAALLAPVPVRLVDERMTTVTAAQGMRASGVKAKKGRAAIDQAAAVVILQSALETERVSGRAPGESVAPTS
- a CDS encoding shikimate kinase, whose translation is MSAAAPTSTAPDSTAPAGPLAVLVGPPGAGKSTVGRLLAERLGCDFRDTDADIERRAGKPIPEIFIEDGEPHFRVLEAQAVAAALAEHQGVLALGGGAVLADATRALLAGRPVVFLEVALHDAVKRVGLDAPRPLLAINPRQQWRELMERRRPLYLEVAAATVATEGLTPEQVADAVLESLDLTSGPGVEDA
- the aroC gene encoding chorismate synthase; its protein translation is MGTLRWLTAGESHGPALVATLEGLPAGVPVTTAAVAQALARRRLGYGRGARMKFEQDEVTFLGGVRHGETMGSPVAIMVGNTEWPKWAQVMSADPVDAEILAGLARNEALTRPRPGHADLAGMQKYSIDEARPILERASARETAARVALGVVARSFLKETCGIEIVSHVVELGAAKAPAGVLPLPSDEARLDEDPVRCLDPEASTRMVAEIDQAHKDGDTLGGVVEVLAYGAPVGLGSHVHWDRRLDARLAAALMGIQAIKGVEVGDGFELARVPGSQAHDEIVPTADGIRRVSGRSGGTEGGLSTGELLRVRAAMKPIATVPRALRTVDVRTGEEAKAHHQRSDVCAVPAAGIVAEAMVALVLADAVSEKFGGDHVSETRRNVRGYLDHLIVR
- the mltG gene encoding endolytic transglycosylase MltG, whose protein sequence is MTDLGRGYGSQPWHDAEPGYGEQQAAVPGEQEYPPQEPYGQGHQYPVQGQDQYGQQQAYVPMDPYAQQQQWQQDQQLQQQPQQQVYQPYPQQQGGYPQQQGGYVGQQGYPQQGGYPQQQIPQQMPQQMPLQQAPQQSFPQQMQPQQQMPQQLQPQQPFPQQQVPPMHQQPHLAPQQMQPQQPQIPHQQAPHQQFPQQQIPHQQVAQPAQPAPAAPRPSGPGPDGIDWEAEAAALEAGDRPAAEQYAEDGDFHEGDFHEGDYAEEGEFTEDGEHAEGEAFHEDGDGTAGDYAEGEEEYDSFLGGEDDSQEAQADRKAKGKKSGLRNSGACLVVALVLLGGLGGAGYWGYGAYKHAIAPPADFQGNGTGKVQVQILDGSSAGDMAVVLKNADVVKSTGAFNNAYAKAGKPIQPGYYDMQKEMSGDAAVALMISEAGGDSLIIPEGKKASDIYAMIDTKLKLAAGTAAAAAKANAANLGLPSYANGNPEGFLWPTKYSVAQGMKPEDLLKQMVSNALTEYSQLNLDSAAPTIGLKNAYDVITEASILQAEGNNVADFGKMARVISNRLNGPLTKDLTKHVLGMDTTLQYSVGSKTLTSAQINDASNKYNTFINPGLPPTPISNPGEAAIQAVLNPTPGGWIFFIAMSPTETRFSSTKDEHSQNVKEYCTDHGQGFDAEHLTCK
- the mltG gene encoding endolytic transglycosylase MltG — encoded protein: MDQDAMPGLTPGHLGAPPQEPQPQPLPSGADAGAPAAPTSWHATAADLAADLDPQAEPGGEDEPPPTRPDRTRLACGLTLLLLVLLVGGALLTARAFFTRSGPTRPADFAGAGSGAVVEISVPQGATLTTIGRLLQANQVVASVEGFVDAAGTGVGSTRIQPGTYALKHRMSSQAALGVLDNPANANALTIPEGRRASQVYPAVDQRLGLPAGSTEQIAKQHLAELGLPDYAGGNIEGLLFPSTYTVTKDTTALGLLQEMVKRGTGAYSDAGLDHPMTGGLTPYQALVVASLVQGESDNPDDMAKVARVIYNRLARAMPLQLDSTINYALGRTTLHTSVTDTQLDSPFNTYRAPGLPPTPIDNPGPDALHAALEPAAGDWIYFVTVRPGDTRFTDSEQQQRKNVDEFNAYQAKHGASPSGSPTGSPAPSGH